AATTCGACTGATTGATAAAGATCATAATTTTACCTTGGTATGTCGAGATCTCTCTGAGCTTTCGCTTTATGCAAAAATTGATAATCCCGCATTTCGCCTTATCCGAAATAATACACCGGGTGCGTATACGTTTATCTTAAAAGCGACCAAAGAAGTGCCGCGTCGTTTAATGAACCCAAAACGTAAAACAATCGGCATTCGCGTGCCCGATAACGTGATTTCTCTAGCCCTCACTGAAGCGCTAGGAGAGCCGTTAATGTCCACCACCCTCATCTTGCCAGATAAGACCGTGGCAGAGTCTGATCCAGTTGAAATTCAAGAGCGATTAGGCAAGTTGGTGGATTTGATCATTGATGGTGGGCACCTCGGAGAGTCGCCAACAACCGTGGTTGATTTAACCGAGGGCGACCCAGACATTCTGCGCGAAGGTACAGGTGATCCGGCCGCGTTTAATTAAGCCGTTTGCCCATGACCGACAACACCTCTCAATCACCCCAAATGCAACAGCAACC
This genomic window from Echinimonas agarilytica contains:
- a CDS encoding L-threonylcarbamoyladenylate synthase; its protein translation is MSQFFEIHPENPQARLINQAAAIIRSGGVVVYPTDSGYAIGCNIGNKRALERICRIRLIDKDHNFTLVCRDLSELSLYAKIDNPAFRLIRNNTPGAYTFILKATKEVPRRLMNPKRKTIGIRVPDNVISLALTEALGEPLMSTTLILPDKTVAESDPVEIQERLGKLVDLIIDGGHLGESPTTVVDLTEGDPDILREGTGDPAAFN